gcttcctcaccacggctcggagacgtcggttatattgagcgccggcacttcgaaggaccaacttatgtaggggttattccccgacacactgtgtaagaaataattaaacgcacacaaaatgaatcaggcagacaaactttgatactttaccggtaaggcgggaccttgctcgcccagcggctgcgaccaaaagacctctcccccgagacctcgcggcctttttattcacacggtgaaagtaggttgtcctggtatttacatagatccctaccccctagagacaaagggatctctacctagagaaacactcgtggtcacctccatcttaaaaaactctacaatgaaacaataaaaatacaactctACTCTAACATGGATCAAATcggaaataaaaccaaaaagaaaagtgacCAGAAAATCGGGCTCAATATGGCCACTGTGGATAATATTATTTGGAGGCCAAAATTGTATCCGGTCTTATGGAGggaacacagcataataaacagTAAGAGTTATTACGTGTTGTATGTGTATATCCCCAGATACTCTTCCAGTATTGTACAGTCTCAGCCCTGGGTGTGGCTGCTGTGATCTTGCTTCCCAGCCACTGAGAGAAGACCTGGATTGTTTGAGAAGAGCATGTTTATTCTCCTGGCCTCTGCTTCTCTTGTGTACCTCTTTAGGTGGGTAGCTAGGACTGTGAGCCTTTGCTCAGCAGTCTCCAGTGCCTCAGCTGTGGACAGCTTGCTGTGTTTCTTGGGCAGTTTTTCCCCACACCGCTGCTCGGCATGGTTAGGAGGCTAACTTCCCTCCGAGTTTCCATGATTTTTGCCTCTAGCCTTCTTTTCCATGGAGGTCCCTGCTCCTTCTGGCTGCTCAAGCTGTTCATGCATGTACCCCCTACTGTAATAGCACTCCATCAATTGTCTACTTGTCTATATTGTCTACTGACTCAGTGTTTAtagaaatcaaaataaattgaattaattaaattaaattcacttttacttttatcataacaaaatattatattaatacggtggccctgaagtgcaaaacacaacaacaaatcgtagcgcacacaataaagaaggaatcgcgcaaacaagaaaaaaacacgcacacaaataagaaatcacgcaaacaagaaaaaacacacacacaaataagaaatcacgcaaacaagaatagaaaacacacaaacaagaatggaaatcacgcaaacaagaaatgaaatcacgcaaacaaaaaatgaaatcacgcaaacaagaaatgaaatcacgcaaacaagaatacaaaacacgcaaacaagaatagaaatcacgcaaacaagaaatgaaatcacgcaaacaagaaaactccaaaccggaaatgctaaatatcggacatgcagaggtccggatgctgattgctgagaaagttcatttgtaattatggctgccaccgaagacattatcaggaattattttgatgcgggacacacttatgatgcaatagttgacatgcggttggttcattgtccagaatcccttgaagtctcttgccgcaaccactgcaatagttcggccgttcttcttcgggtaactttttaccacaatgacggcaaaacatattttcgtatctcacgctgttctcttacctactactcaattgctactaattgctgctcaattacgggaaacctggagcgaaagtcagaatgattgacagtgcttctgtccaatcagcaaccagacccctcatgtccgatatttagcatttccggtttggacatgtccgatatttagcatttccggtttggagcgttcttgtttgcgtgatttcgattcttgtttgtgtgttttgtattcttgtttgcgtgatttcgattcttgtttgtgtgttttgtattcttgtttgcgcgattccttatttgtgtgtgtgtttttttcttgtttgcgcgattccttatttgtgtgtgtgtttttttcttgtttgcgcgatttcttatttgtgtgtgtgtttttttcttgtttgcgcgattccttatttgtgtgtgtgtttttttcttgtttgcgcgattccttatttgtgtgtgtgtttttttcttgtttgcgcgattccttatttgtgcgtgtgtttttttcttgtttgcgcgattccttctttattgtgtgcaatacgatttgttgttgtgatttgcacttcagggccaccgtataTTAAGGTACTTTACAAgtgtagcagggaaaggcagaacccaacttgtcccactaGAGCACGCACTTTGGTGATGGAGGTAAGGAAAAtctttcctttaacaggcaaaaaccttgaacagaacctaagactcatagtggccGGCCATCTATCTTGACCCGGGTTAGGTTACCCTCTTTGACAGCCACAGTAAAAGGTTTTGCGGTGCCATGGACAGACGGAactgcagactgagacacaaagaaagacaaacagagggagagagcacaCAACTCCAGGGGAGGGAGATAaattaatgtcaaatatttatAACGTGAATAACGAGATCGAGAGGGAAGAGCTGAGTTTGTCATAGAAGGTTATGCCACCAGCCTTGGCCTATGATAGTTTATCGAAGGGATTAACTGTagtctttgttaaaaaggaaagtctttagtctattCTTGAACATGGAGacggtgtctgtctcacgaaaccaatcagggagctgattccacaataaacaAGCTTGATAACTAAAATGCTCTGCCCCCCAGTCTGCTTTGGGACATTTTTGGACCTTAGGGCCCTATAGGACCTGTCCTTCCATTCCCAGATCAAACATATGTCAAGGTCTGTGTTCTTTCACCTTTGAATCAGGCacatgtttgaaaaaaaagattcagaaAAGGTAGTCCGTGCCTTTGTAacttccaggctggattacTGTAATTCATTACTATGAATTACTATGGAATaccagaaaaataataaagtcaGGTAATCTGGTGCTTTAATCAGACTGTAACCTGACACCTGGATTTTAATTCAACATTAATTAATTTGCTTTTCATCAGAAATGGTTAAGTGTATGACATTTCAAAAACATTCACTGGCCCTTAAGAATAACAAatgtattgtatttattattattaaactgtgTGTTTACATAGGCAACAGTCAGAGGGCAATATGTTAAATGGCGCATGACATGTGacatatttaaatgattaaacatGAATTAGCATCTCAATAAAATTTAACTAGCAGTAATAGGCCATAGTGCAGACACTGTCACACTGGTAGCTAGTACTGTAGATCTCATGGGGTCGTAGTCATCATGGGAATGTTTTGGCCAGTGACCATTATAACCAGCACTCGCTAATGGTCACAAATTACATAATATAAACTTTACTTACTTGTGGAAACTTTATTCCTGTAATTGTTGCAGTTATATGCGACGCATTGCAATCTAGTGTTTTCTAAAGTTTATTTTCGTTGGAGTTTCGACTCctcacttttatttcttttccccATATCAGCACTGATTAAAGTGGTTTTGGTGGTCAGAGTGGTCCTTCTTCTGTTGTCATTGTATGGGAGCTTTAAAATcccaaataaaatatgttttctctCTGAAGTACGAACAAACATGATTCACAACGTGACTAAATTGTTAGTTCAACGAAGGCATTGAGGGAAATTCAAACAGGTTGAGTTAGAATAAatctaaataataaaacaaatacagtcacaggTTACGAAGTGCGCGATAAAATCCTGCCCCGAGTAACCTGTTTGTATAATCAATGTCTGGAGGGGAATAGTGAGTTTGTCAAACTACATTATGACGTGTTTGTGAAGTTAAATAAGCAACAGAAGAACAAGTTGTCAGTTTCAGGTGAAGAACTGGAACCCACAGTCACTGAGAAATGGACcggacacaaagagagaaagatggagaaaggaaGCAGCCGGATGATGAGGCGGTGCATCTCCGGAGAGAGATCAACCTGCTGTCTGCGACTGCAATCATCTTCGGCGGAGTGGTGGGCAGCGGGATCTTCATCGCACCTAAAGGAGTCCTAATGAACAGCGGCAGCGTGGGGCTCTCTCTGTTGGTGTGGGCACTGAGTGGGATCCTCTCCATGTTCGGTAAGACGCCTGATGGCATGATTGATCTCTTTAACTGAATTTTACATCAGATTATTTTGATTATTGTGTATATCAAGCAAATTGTTACATGGAGTGGTAAATGTATttgtcaaatttatttttggatCCAGTTCATATTTGACGAGTCACCTTACTTAGCTATATGGATAGATATGATAGATATGACAGAAACTAAATGATGTGATCTGTTAATTTcaataattgtaataattgaTGAAACGTGCAGCCGTCATTTAATAATCAAACACAATTACAAGAGACAAACAAGTCATTGGTGTTCCCAGTTAATGCGTACCTGTCATTAGATGTAAATACAGAAAACTAAGGTTGTGTATGATATGATATGAGAAAGTCtatgattcagattcagaatacttactttattaatcccagagggaaattcggGCACATATGCACTAACAGGCTGTTTTGCGTCTTTAGGGAGTTACAAAAAGCAAGATGCAATTACAAGAACATTtagtacacattaaacacacaaagataGAAATGGCAATACTGCACTGGGAACGTGCCACTCCAGTCCCTCTCAGCCTGTGCCAAGTTCGAAGATCTGTCGacacagttctacctgctggcgcaagatgGTATCCATTCTCTGCTGTTCCTCCACGGATTGATCCTTGTGCTCACGGATCAGGTCCTCGATTCGGGCCACCACACGGCCCCCCAAAGCCCCGAAAAGGACTTTTCCAGATGCTCCCTCACCAATAGGCCAAATAGCCAAATATTTATGTCGTTATATTAATAACTCGAACTGATTCATTCTcgttatccatccatccatccattttcttccgcttatccggggccgggtcgcgggggcagcagcccaagcagggaagcccagacttccctctccccggccacttcctgtagctcttccggggggatcccgaggcgttcccaggccagccgagagacatagtctctccagcgtgtcctgggtcttccccgtggtctcctaccggtgggacgtgccctgaacgcctcaccagtgaggcgttcaggaggcatcctaaatagatgcccgagccacctcatttggctcctctcaacgaggaggagcagcggctctactccgagctcctcccggatgactgagcttctcaccgaTCTCTAAGGGAAAGCCAttccaccctacggaggaagctcatttcagccgcttgtacccgcgatctcgttctttcggtcactacccaaagctcgtgaccacaggtgagggtaggaacgaagatcgaccggtaaatggagagcttcgcctttcgactcagctccctctttaccatgacggatctgtgcagagtctgcatcactgcagacgctgcaccgttCCGTGTGTCGATCTcttgctccatccttccctcactcgtgaacaagaccctgaggtacttgaactcctccacttggggcaggatctcctccccaacccggagggtgcactccacccatttccggctgagaaccatggcctcggatttagacgtgctgattctcatcccggccgcttcacacgcggctgcgaaccgatccagtgagagctggagggcacggcctgatgaagccaacaggatcacgtcatccgcaaaaagcagcgacccgaTCCTGAGGTCACCGAACCAAACCCCCTCaatgccctggctgcacctagaaattctgtcagtaaaagttacgaacagaatctcTGACACAGTCTCCTTCCCTCATCAGAGAATGAACCCACGCAGCTGgccctgtctgtctctttacCCGGAACTCCTTTGCCAAGGACAGGTCGCAGTGTTCTGTGGCTCTTATTGAACTTAACACACAAGGACTGACTCTTTGTTTCATTAGGGGCCCTGTGCTATGCTGAACTAGGGACCTCTTTTACAAAATCAGGAGGCCACTACACTTACCTACTGGAGACACTGGGGCCACTGCCTGCCTTCCTACGACTCTGGGCTGAATTCATGTTCCTCAGGTTGGTTAGTTTCATCTTTTGTGTTTGATCTAATCAAAGGTCAAAAACCAACCACATTTGTTCTGTTTCCAGGCCAGCCACGGTGTCCTACTTGTCCCTGGCTTTTGGTCACTATGTGATGGAGCCGTTCTTTGAACCATGCACCCCTCCCACGGTGCTGGTGAAACTAATCGGTGCCCTCGCCTTGAGTAAGTGGTTCACATTGTTATATCATTCAAGGTTGTCTGTTCAATACAAAGTGTTCTTCCATGAACCTCAGTTTTaccggctgtttgtttttgactgcttgCAGCGTTGGTTGTGGCAGTCAACTGCTGGagtgtaaccatggcaacacgtACGCAGGTCCTCCTCGCTTTCATTAAGATGTTTGCTCTTGTCCTCATCATCATTCCTGGTGTCATTGCACTGGCTAAAGGTGGGAGAATGTAAATTATTAAGGATTCATTTGTAGATAATGCTCAAATACTCTGAATCTTCTCTCTTTTAGGAAAAACTGAAAATTTCCAGAATGGTTTTGAGCTTGACTTAATAACATGGGATAAGTTGCCACTGGCCTTCTTTAATGGCCTTTATGCTTTTTATGGATGGtaagcaatcatttatttcattgtgaaCACTGACTAGAATTCAGAAAGCATCActtccttttcccttttcctgcAGGTCTTCACTGAACAGCGTTAGAGAAGAGGTTAAAAACCCCAATAGGTATCAAGCATCCGTCTACTCTCCAGATAGTAATCAAATATATACTACATGCAGTAAATTTCCCTATGTGTATTCCATCATGTCAGAACCTTCCCACTGGTAATAATCAGCTCCATGGTGGCAGTGACAGTCTGTTATGTGCTGGTTAACATGGCCTATTACACCATGATGACCcccgctgagctgctgcagtctgaaACTGTGGCATCggtattgtatttatatttatatttactgtatattgAAGTTATTTAAATGGCAGGAGTAAGAGATGGGATGCAAAATAATAGCCttagttctttctttcttatctttctctctctcatttgttTGTCAGAGATATGAAGTTTGATTTTATATGCATATTTGAAATTTTGCATACCGGTACTTTGAAAGGGGGACTGAAGGATAGAAAAATATACAATGCTCAAAATCCAAATACATTAATTGTATTACAATTTGATTGCATGATGTGTCTGCAGACATTTGCAAACCGTTCCCTTCATGGTATGGCGTCTGTGATTCCCGTTCTTGTGGCCTTGTCCTGCCTTGGAACACTTACTGTTAACCTTTTTGGTTCACCCAGGTATGGATGGCACAGAAATGTTATAATATTAATTCAAGTGCCTGAAAATAAGGATGTGGGTCTTACTGTTTGCATTACAGGATGATGTTTGTGGGAGCCAGAGACGGCCACTTCCCTTCAATCTTTTCTATGATTCACATCCGGAGAAAAACACCTTtacctgctgtgctgctaaTGGTAATGTAGCCTGTACCCTCCACCCTACAACATATGCGCAATCAGAGTCAAGATTTAAAGCAATGTCAATGCACAGACAAAAGACAAGACAAAGCTGATAAATGTTCATTGAGTCCATGCATGACAGAATATTTGGATGTTTGATGAATAACTAAAAAGGTCAAACTCTACTTACAGCTATTATGACCTTCCCTCTGTCAGCAACAAAACCAATTACCGATATTTCAATGGCTAAATGATCCACCGAGAAGAAATACTGCTTTCTGATTTTctgaaaagtgtttaaaatcctGTCCCATATGTTGGACCATGGGGTGGTGTTGAAGGGAAAGTATGTATGCTATAATGCAAAACATGCAGTTTCTAGACCAGAAAGATTAATTAGCAGCTATTATTACAACATCACTGTTATTAGCTCAATTTGTCTTTCTcttcaccggttaccatggcagcGTGCAGCTTCCATAGAAaaccttcattttcattttcagaggcattTCTGACAGAAAAGAAGGATGCTGtcctgtttgctattttgaccaaagtctgttccagatatttcatataagtgtttgggaactgcggtaacttgtggaaaaagagtagaaTATGTGGCCTTTAATGTTGAATATGAATTTgttatttagctgttttatgtttctgtttccagTACCCCTTGACACTGTTGTTCTTAGCCAGTGGAGAGATTTACCAGCTCATCAATTTTGTGGCATTTACTAGCTGGCTATTCGTTGCCTTGGCAACCACAGGGATGCTCATCCATCGATATCGCTTCCCTCTCCACCCAAGACCTTTcaaggtttgtgtttttggtttccTGGTTAATCTGCATAGCATTCATCAATAGAAGTGAACCCTAAACTGACTGAGAACTCTTTgatttgctcttctttgatgATTTTTAGGCACCCGTGGTCATTGCAGTCACATTCACGTTGGTTTGCTTCTTCATCGTGGGGCTGTCTTTGTATTCAGACCCCTGGAACACAGGGTGGAGCTGTGCTCTCACACTGACCGGGGTCCCGTTCTACTATTTGACCGTTAAACGCTTTTGTTTACCGGCTAGATGGAGACGTGCCTTCAGTAAGTCCTACCAAACCAGTCTGAGTTTGAAGCAGAATTTAGTTTTATGGTCATATAACTCAAAATGATGGCAGGTCCTAAGAGGTTCAAGTTGGTTATGAGAGTTATTGAATGTTaaattgggaaaaaaaaaggaacagttTAATTGAGGTCACCTGGTTTGTACAGGAGGGAGATGAttttaacacaaacaaaataaatagttaaaaataatttgtccaatataaaaacatatttgttcTTGAATTTAGAATTCTTGTCCACTTTAAACTGACGCAGTCAGCTGATGGCTTCCTGTGTTTAACCACTGATATTATTCCCCATTAGAAATCATGAAAACCTTCTCAGCTTCTGCTCATTCTGATTCTTTGACTTTCTCAGACTCCTGCAGCAAGAAGCTGCAAATCTTTCTGGAGGTGGTCCAGCAGGAAATCAAGACGTACTGACGTCCTCAAAGACCGACCAGACTCTCTGGATACCACCTTAAGAAGACCTGTTCACCACTGTAGCAGTGAACGCTTTGTTCATGGGATCCTGGGATGAATTTTACTAGAAAATAGGATTTAGAATAGATTAGTCAGTTAATAAAgttaatattaaaaaagactATGTAGCAGTGTGATTTTGTTAGTAAAGGTAATGaaataaatcatatatatatggtatatatatagatatagaagCAGCAATATAAATTACAGCAATATGGTGGCTTTCGctatagcaggcagaatcaggtttcCAGATTTATATTTCCTGATTTAATGAATGGAGACCATGTTTCAATAAAATATgtcaatagatttttttttggaagcagaaattttatccattgatatgtgttctatgaggaggttcaaccagaGGTTTATGTTTAGAGTCTgcttatttttccagttaacaaGGATTGTTTCCTTGGCGATGATGAGGCGTGCGAGTAAGgttgggtttgtttgtgtggtaTGTCAATTACCGTTAGGTCGCCGAGTAGTCGCATGTTTGGAGATAAAGGGATCCTGCAGTCCAAGATGGAGGAAAGTTTCTGTGTCGCAGAAGCGCTCGGCGAGTGAGCACAAccataaagcatgaaaattagTCTCTGCAGTATTTTGAGAGCTTTGGAAGCAGATGTCAGAGTCGGAAAAGCCCGtcacaattaaatattttagcatcttattttattttgcaagtTCACATATAATTTCTCCTCATGTAGCTAATCGCTAATTCGATGCCATTTGGGTTATAACACTCACAAATGATTTCAATAACAGTATCAGGTTTTTCCATTtagtctgttatttatttatctatgtaTGCAGTTACTatttttctggattttatattttaaccggtTGCTTGCCCTGTCTACACTAGTTTTATAGACGTCTTTTCTTTCGGACCCcacttttcctttttctaaTCTCACTCTACTTTGGTCCTGGGACTCAAGACGCCTAGTAATGCCTTCAGACCAACCATGGCCAAATTCACCCCCTCCGCCTTCCACGCCTCCGGGATCACACCGGTCGACTCTAGCCCGCTTCTGCCCGCCTCCGGGCCCCCTCCGCCCGCCCGGCTGGTCGGTGGGGCGCCGGCCTGCGCCGTTGGGTCCGCCCCGGCCGGCCTGGGGGAACGTCTTCTGCCGTTcctagagggggggggtactgtcacgcctcgaggcggccCGGTGTCATTCTctcactaactctccctgtcttcacctcacagtcctcctgccaatcagcttcattcccatcacctgtgctcctgccaccacctgcaccCCATCAGTCCGGACACTATTTCTACCCAGTTCAGTCCTCTGCCCCccgccagattgtcagtgatgtttcctgtTTTCCAGCCCTTCAACCAGACCTCCCCTGTACCGACCCTGCTTGTTTcccggactctgcctcttcgcctgccccttgtgcTCAGTCTACCTACCTgcctggatttcctggtttttgATCCTTGCCTGTCTCCTGGACCTTCCTTGTGCCtgctccccccgccccccggggctctgtctgcctcgcatttgggtcctacccTGCCCTAGGCCGTGACACTGTGTCCTGCAGTGACCCTCTCTAACGTACAGTCTATACTTTATACCGAGAACATATAACAGTGCTCATAATAATAAAAGCCAGGTACATTATACATTGATTCTCCTCATGAGGATTATGCAAAGATTAATACACATCACAAAATCACTTTCTACCctgaaatattaacatttcaCATAATCACTCTTGACttgacatttgttttacatgttgAACTCATGTTCAAGTTTGTAATCATAACACAGTCGACACTTGATCagattaatgtaataaaaaaattaaaaattgcGAACACACGTGAGTCAAAATTGTTAGTTCAACAAACATGATGATGGAAATTTAAACAGGTTGAGTTACAATAAATGTGaagcaaacaataaaacaaatacagtcaaagttTCCAATGTGTGCTCTACAGTCCTACTCCAAGTAGCCTGTTTGTATATTGGATGTCTGGAGGGGAATAATGAGTTTGTCACACCACATTATGACATGTTTGTAAAGTTAATTAAGCGACAGAAGAACAAGTTGTCAGTTTCAGGTGAAGAACTGGAACCTACAGTCACTGAGAAATGGACcggacacaaagagagaaagatggagaaaggaaGCAGCCGGATGATGAGGCGGTGCATCTCCGGAGAGAGATCAACCTGCTGTCTGCGACTGCAATCGTCTTTGGCTCAATGGTGGGCAGCGGGATCTTCATCGCACCTAAAGGAATCCTAATGAACAGTGGCAGCGTGGGGCTCTCTCTGTTGGTGTGGGCACTGAGTGGGATCCTCTCCATGTTCGGTAAGACGCCTGATGGCATGATTGATCTCTTTAACTGAATTTTACATCAGATTATTTTGGTTACTGTGTATATCAAGCAAATTGTTACATGGAGTGGTAAATGTATttgtcaaatttatttttggatCCAGTTCATATTTGACGAGTCACCTTACTTAGCTATATGGATAGATATGATAGATATGACGGAAACTAAATGATTTGATCTGTTAATTTCAAGAATTGTTATAATTGATGAAACGTGCAGCCGTCATTTAATAATCAAACACAATTACAAGAGACAAACAAGCCGATGGTGTTCCCAGTCAAAACGTACCAGTCATTGGATGTAAATACAGAAAACTAAGGTTGTGCCCCATACTTGTGTGCTCtctcttctgttgttgttcgGTTCTTTCCGTCTCAATTTGCAGATCTCTCTATCCATGGcactgcagaacctggaccagtGACTGTCAAAATGGCTATTGTCATTGTTAGTATTAGCATTTACAGTATTAGTTTCAGTATTTTCtgtacagcagctctttagtcagtggtttgctcTGAAGCTTTATCTACATGTAATGAAGCACTGGTCGTATTGTAGATTAGTTATGGTTCTTTCTGCCCctgttctctctgtctatcacgctttctccctgtctctgtttctgtctctcctcctatCTGTCCATggctatctctctctctctctctctctctctcaacctaACCAAAGAGTCGATACTTTATACCGAGATCATATAACAatcatcataaaaataaaaggtacTGTTCAGGGTTTATGTCtcttaaagggaagtttttccttgccgcCATCAAGccaagtgcttgctcttgtgggtcaagtttgATTCTaatttccctgcaggtctttccctgctccacctgtaaagTAACATAACCTTTTATTAcgatctggcactatataaataaaaatgaatttaattgttAATAATCATGTGGATGAGTGGTCTGAGGATAGTGACAAATctgtctcccattttgagatgggaagataTATCGCATCTGTGTTTGAGAGTAGGTTATACAATATATCTTTGAGAGAGAATTCTCCTCTTAATAATATTCTTGACCTGAAGATAATGCAGAATTTCCACTTCTTATTTGATATCTTTGGAACAAGTTTATAGATGACATGAACATATTATTATGGAAAAATGATGGAGGTGTGTGATTCCCTTCCGTTCCCACGTACCTAAATGGAGAAGTTGATTGTGAGTCGGAAAGTCAGGGTAAAAAGAAATGCTAACAATGAGAGCAAATCAATGGTGAGTTCTTCTATGTGACGAGGACCAAGAAAGTTCAGGAAACCGATTGACAGTCGTCTGCCTTTGTATTGATAAGTTTGCAACGCGTTGGAGACAGATAGTTAAACTATCTCGCTACACCTGTCTCTTCTCAAACTGTCAATCTTTGTTAATTTCATCATATCAGGCACAAAATATCTAACAAGGGTTGTGCCTgattggagagaacatacaGGGTTCCAATTGGCAGTTTGTAatttctaacgctttccaccaggcggacaaggtggaggTAATCATCGGGTATTTGTAACAGTAATGCCATTTATGGTTGTGATAAAGTGGAGGTCTGTGTCTGCAGCCCTTCTGTTCTAATTCTAACCAACAATTAGAGTCTTTATTAGGGTAGATATTATATAGAATAAGATATTGTAGTTGAAAGCATCAGGTTTCATGCTCTTTGTTTCTTTAGGGGCCCTGTGCTATGCTGAACTAGGGACCTCTTTTACAAAATCAGGAGGTCACTACACTTACCTACTGGAGACACTGGGGCCACTGCCTGCCTTCTTACGACTCTGGGCTGAATTCATGTTCATCAGGTTGGTTAGTTTCAtcttttgtgtttga
This portion of the Brachionichthys hirsutus isolate HB-005 chromosome 22, CSIRO-AGI_Bhir_v1, whole genome shotgun sequence genome encodes:
- the LOC137910813 gene encoding cystine/glutamate transporter-like, with amino-acid sequence MDRTQREKDGERKQPDDEAVHLRREINLLSATAIIFGGVVGSGIFIAPKGVLMNSGSVGLSLLVWALSGILSMFGALCYAELGTSFTKSGGHYTYLLETLGPLPAFLRLWAEFMFLRPATVSYLSLAFGHYVMEPFFEPCTPPTVLVKLIGALALTLVVAVNCWSVTMATRTQVLLAFIKMFALVLIIIPGVIALAKGKTENFQNGFELDLITWDKLPLAFFNGLYAFYGWSSLNSVREEVKNPNRTFPLVIISSMVAVTVCYVLVNMAYYTMMTPAELLQSETVASTFANRSLHGMASVIPVLVALSCLGTLTVNLFGSPRMMFVGARDGHFPSIFSMIHIRRKTPLPAVLLMYPLTLLFLASGEIYQLINFVAFTSWLFVALATTGMLIHRYRFPLHPRPFKAPVVIAVTFTLVCFFIVGLSLYSDPWNTGWSCALTLTGVPFYYLTVKRFCLPARWRRAFNSCSKKLQIFLEVVQQEIKTY